The Moorella glycerini genomic interval ACGATAATCACTGTAACGGGCCTTTCCGGGTTAATTCATGTTTTTCCCGCCAGAGCATACCTGGTGACGCAGGTGCAGGTATCCACAGGTGCTGATTCTGTTCTACAAACTCCACCAGCCTGGTGAAGGCACACCTGGTACCCCACACTACCACCGGACGTCCTGGAGCAGTCAGGCCAAGACGGCGGGAAGTAAAACCGCCCAGCCGCATTAATAGATTTACCAGCGGGGACGTATTTAGAAGTAGAATTTCTTGCCGCGGTACCCCCAGAACGCCGGCCAGGTCATAGAGTAGAGCTTCGAACCTGCTGCCCAGGTTTTTTTTGCCGGCGGCGTATACCTTGTTACCATAAATATCGGTACCCATAAATTTCAGTTCACCCTCTTCTCCCCGGCTGCGGCCATCAAAATACGGCAGGGCCAGGAGTTCCGCTGCCGTAGGTATCCTGTCGCGGGGCAAAAGCCCCAGGTGAATGGCTGCTGCCGTAACCGAAGAATGGGAGCCGCCAAAACAATGGTAGATAACTAACTTTTTATTCCTTTTGCCAGTCGGCCCGTTCATCATTGGGCGTTGACTCCGCAGCAGGTTTCTTGTCCAGCTTCACTATTTCCTTCTGGTTGCCGGGTCCCTGTCCGGCTTCCCTGGTCAGCAAAGGCCGCCTTGACCGCCGCCATCCCAGTAAATTGACCCACTCTATCGAAGTAAACTGCTTAAGTCGGGCCACGGCCTTTTCCCAGCTGCCGGCAGAAATAATCAGGAAGGCAGCGCCACCAAGGACGAAAGCCAGGATGACAAACAGGACGCCCTTCCAGTCGGCGGCCGTGCTGGGAGTCCGGGCGGCCGTGGGCCGGGCCGCCACCCCCAGGACGGGCGGCACGACGTCGGCAAAGAGAGTTGTCCCCCGTTCGGCTTCAGCCAGGGTGTTGGTGTGGGTACCCACTTCCAGGAGCATGGCCCGGGGTGACAGGTCCTGGTTATAACTGCCGGCACCGATAAAAATCCCCCTGATCAAGCCCGGGTACCTGGCATCGGCGGCTGCCTTAAGCCGCTTGGCAAAATCCAGGTTGGCGCTCATATTCTGATTTTCCCGGCCGACGACCAGACGAATCATCGTTACATCCTGGCCGTTAATGGTGCGGCGATAAAAGGTGGGGTCAGGCACGCCGTCCCGGTGCAGGTCAAAAATGGCTGCCGCTCCTTTTTGCAGGAGACCCATGGCCGTACGGCGGGAACGCCGGTAGGCCGCGTCGTCATGGGGGGCATGGGAGGTCTGGTCATGGTACACCGTTAGGCCCAGGCTGCGCAGGCGATTGGCAAAGGCCGTACCCACTTGCAGGACACCGCCGCTGCCGGGTATACTCTCCGCGCCCTGCGTAGGTACATAAGATTCGTCATCGTGGGAATGGTAAACGCCGATTACCTGGTTGCCGCCGGCCTGAACCGGGACAGCCGTTCTGGCCGGAACAGCAATCGTTTCTTCACCTTGGGAAAGTTGCTCTATACCTATTTCCCGGCAGACGGCCCTGTTGCCTTCCACGCGAATTACCTTATAACGGCGGTTGTCGGCGGCAATATACTCATCGTTAAGGTAAACCCGGCGGGCCATCATATCCAGCATCCGGCCCTGTTCGTCAACTAAAACGGAATACTGGCCTTCGGTATGGGCCTGGCTTATCAGCAGGTTTTTCAGGCTGAAAACCCTGGTGGCAGCTCCCTGCCGGCTTTCCTGGAAGGTAAGGATACCCATCAGAGCTAAGGCAGAAATAAGCAGGATTAATCTACTCCAAAATCTACCAGGTCGCCTTAATTTATTCACCCTGTTCACCACCGTTATCCTTTTTGTTGTCCGGGAAAGGTTTTAACGCAGTTCCCTTCAAACCAGCCAGCAGGGAACGCGGGCGTTCGGAAGCCTCCGGTCCACCCTGGATTCTTTCGCGCGCTTCGCCGATTAATTCCGCCAGGAGTACGGCCACGACGGCGGCCATAAAAGTAACATCGATTATGCCGGCACCGCCGAAGGCTACCGTTCCCCTTAGACCCCGGCTGAGGTAGAAAAAGAGGTCGACGACATCCAGTAAAAGCACTCCCAGGATGGCGCCTACAAAGGCGGCCCGGCGGGAGCGGCCTACCAGGTAGGCTACTACACCGGCGATGAGGGGATAATAGTAAAGGGGGTCCAGGAGGCTTAA includes:
- a CDS encoding DUF3189 family protein; the protein is MMNGPTGKRNKKLVIYHCFGGSHSSVTAAAIHLGLLPRDRIPTAAELLALPYFDGRSRGEEGELKFMGTDIYGNKVYAAGKKNLGSRFEALLYDLAGVLGVPRQEILLLNTSPLVNLLMRLGGFTSRRLGLTAPGRPVVVWGTRCAFTRLVEFVEQNQHLWIPAPASPGMLWREKHELTRKGPLQ
- a CDS encoding DUF1614 domain-containing protein; translated protein: MTGYTTGVLLLVIVFVLVYFGLAHRVLDRLYLSDRVALALIIAMIAGSFINIPITSGRVVTSVNVGGGLIPLGLAIYVLYRAGTAREVGRALLGAVITAAVLSGISLLTRGREAWNVTGLSLLDPLYYYPLIAGVVAYLVGRSRRAAFVGAILGVLLLDVVDLFFYLSRGLRGTVAFGGAGIIDVTFMAAVVAVLLAELIGEARERIQGGPEASERPRSLLAGLKGTALKPFPDNKKDNGGEQGE
- the spoIIP gene encoding stage II sporulation protein P → MGILTFQESRQGAATRVFSLKNLLISQAHTEGQYSVLVDEQGRMLDMMARRVYLNDEYIAADNRRYKVIRVEGNRAVCREIGIEQLSQGEETIAVPARTAVPVQAGGNQVIGVYHSHDDESYVPTQGAESIPGSGGVLQVGTAFANRLRSLGLTVYHDQTSHAPHDDAAYRRSRRTAMGLLQKGAAAIFDLHRDGVPDPTFYRRTINGQDVTMIRLVVGRENQNMSANLDFAKRLKAAADARYPGLIRGIFIGAGSYNQDLSPRAMLLEVGTHTNTLAEAERGTTLFADVVPPVLGVAARPTAARTPSTAADWKGVLFVILAFVLGGAAFLIISAGSWEKAVARLKQFTSIEWVNLLGWRRSRRPLLTREAGQGPGNQKEIVKLDKKPAAESTPNDERADWQKE